The nucleotide sequence GTCGCCCCGCGCCCGGCACCGCCCCGCTCCGGGCCGGGTGGGTTCCCGAACCGCCCGGCGCCCCCGCCGTCGCCGCCGTCGGGTCAGCCGGTGGCCCGGCCGTGGCCGCCGCCCGCCGGGCCGCCCGCCCGGCCGAACCCGCCGGGCCCGCCCGCCGGTGCCCGTCCCGCCCCGGAACCGGCCGGGAAGAGCCGCCGCAAGCTGTGGGGCCTGATCGCGGCCGCGGTGGTCGTCGTGGCCGCGCTCGTCGTCGCCGGGGTGCTCGTGTTCGAGAACTCGGGGAACCAGGCCGAGAGTGGCCGGACGCTTTCGCAGTACGACTTCAAGTTCGTCGCTCCGGAGGACTGGGTCCAGACCGACGACCGGGTCGCCGACAAGCAGGTCGTGATCCACCCGCAGGAGTCCCGTGACGGCAACGACCTGCTGGTCGCGCAGGAGTACGTCATGGACTACGACGCGACCGCCGACCCGCAGAGGCTCGTCGACGCGCTGAAGCGCAGAGCGGATGAGAAGCCCGCGCTCTACAGCGCGTTCAACCCGAGCCTGTCGTACGCCGGCAAGACGGTGATCGGGTACCACGAGAGCAAGCAGGACCGGCCCGATCTCCAGGTGGACTGGTACGTCGTGGCGAAGGGCCGGATCCGCGTCCACGTCGGCTGCCAGTACGCCACCTCCGCGCTGCGGGACCGTGTCGCGGCCGCCTGCGCGCAAGCCGTGCGCACGGTCGAAATCCTCAACTGAGAGGAGGGCACGCGGTGCCGTCCGAAGAGTTCGAAAGCGCCGCGGCGTCCTTCACGCGGATCGGGCAGGACGCGGTGACGCATTCCCGGCGCGTCACCGGGAACGCGCTCGCGCGCAGCCGGCGGCGGCACAGCGAGAACGCCGAACTGCTGAAGCAGAGCGGGCGCGGCACGAAGTCCGGCGACCCGACGCCCGGCACGCTGCGTGCGGCCGCCGAACGATTCCGCCGCGCGCGCGGGCTGGCGGTTCCCGCGGAGCCCGATCCGGTTCCTTCGCGTTCGCAACCTCCGGCGCGATCCCCTCGATCGGGTGACGACGACGAAGACTTTTCCCAGATGCGAATCATGCAGCGCGATCGGTGAAACTGCGCGGCCGGTTGCTGTGCGCGTGCTAATCCCGCTGGTGGGGAACGCGTTTCCGGGTGATGCGCCACTGGTTCGGGGCGATCTCCGGATATCCGTGGCGACCGGTTCCCGGTGGGGGCGTTAACGCAAGCAACTACTTCCGGGCAAACCACGACAAGGGGGAACCGGACGTGGCAGTGTCTGCGTCGTAGGGCCGTACGAACGAGCTTGGTACGGACAACCACCACTCTTCTGAAGGGGGTACCGGTATGAGCGCCGGACAGGGATTCCAAGGAACAGTTGCCCAGTTCACCGATGCCGAGGGCAAGGTCACCGAGGTTCGGGCCCAGATGGACCAGAACCTCTCGACGCTGCGCGACCGCATCGAGGCCACCCGCGCCGGCTGGCAGGGTGAGGCGCAGAAGGCCTTCGACCACGTGATGATGCGCTTCGACGAGGACGCTCGCGGCATGAACCAGGCGCTGCAGCGCATCGGTGAGCTGCTCCGCGAGGCCGGCTCCAAGTACGAGCGTTCCGAGCAGCAGCAGCAGGAGATCCTCGGCGCCGTGAACCGCGGCTTCGACGCCCTCGGCTGAACACTTTCCGAATCCTTCACCACCACCCAGCATCTTCAGCTCAAAAGGAGTAAGTCATGCCTGATGGCGCCGGCATTGTCGTCAATTACGCCACCATCCGCGCGGCCGCGGATGACTGCACGCAGACCGGGGGCGAGCTGCAGTCCGCCTTCGACCGCCTCAAGGACGACCTGAGGCCGCTGACCACCACCTGGACCGGTTCCGCCAAGGAGCAGTACGACGCCGCCCAGCGCACCTGGGACCAGAAGTTCGAGGACCTGAAGCAGGTTCTGGCGCAGATCGCCGCCGCCCTGCCGCAGATCGCCGACGGTTACCAGTCCACGGACAGCGCCGTCGAGGGTCTGTTCTGAGCCGGTAGCCCCGGAAACCACGGCGGGCCCGCACTCCGGTGCGGGGCCCGCCGTTTTCTTTTGTGCGGCAACGGCAACCCGGCGGAGACCGCCGGAAAGCTCAGTGCGGCGCGCCGACCTCGTACTCGGGCCGGTCGTTGAGCACCCGCACGGTCACCTTCTTCTGCTGCCCGCCGATGGTCACCGTGCAGTCGAACGTCGTGCCGTTCTTCGCGGCTTCGTTCGCCGGGCACTGCGCGTCCTTCACGTCCGGCTCGCCGTAGTTCTCGTTGAGGACCTTGACCACACCGTCCTCAAGGGACTGTTGCGCCAGGACGTCTCCGCGGAACGCGCCCAGCAGCCAGGCCGCGCCGCCGCCCAGCGCGAGCACCAGGACCGCCGCCGCAGCGATCAGCAACGGCTTCTTCGACTTCGGCTTCTTCTCCGGCTCGACGGCGAAGGCGCCGAGACCGCCGTACTGCGTGGGCTGGAACCCGCCGCCGTACTGCTGCCCGTGCCCGGGCGTCGGCGGCTGCTGGTGCGGCGTCGGCTGGGACGGCGGCGGCCACGGCCCGCCGCCCGGTTGTCCCGGCTGCCAGGGCCCGGAGAACGAGCCCGACGGCTGTCCCGGGTTCCACTGGCCGGTGTAGGCCCCCGTGGTGCCGGAGCCGGGAGGCGCGCCCGGGTCGGCGTTCTGCTGCCACTGCCCGGTGTGCGGGCCGGTCGCCTGCTGTTCCGGCGCCCATCCGGCGGGAGCGCCGGGCGGGCTCGACGGTGGCTGCCACCACTGCGGCTGCCGCGGGTCGGGTGGCTGGGACGGTGGTGACTGTGGCGTCATCGGAGCTCACCTCGGGTCGTGGTCACGCCTCAGCTGCCCTGCGCTTCGCCGAGCCGGCGGTAGAAGTCGTCCATCGCCGCCCGGTCGGGCAGCACCGTGATCTGGCTCGCGTCCGGCAGCTTCGGCATGTCCTGCACGCTCGCCTTGCCGGTGAACCGGAACTCGTACTTGAGTTCGAGCTGGTGCCCGTCGCCGGCGAACTTGGCCTCCATCACGAAGGAGACGAGGCTGCCGTCGGGGTTCAGCGTGATCGTGGCCGGGACCGCGGCCTTCTTCAGCTCCGGCCCGATCTGGCCGGTGATGCTCGGCGGCAGGATCTCGACCTTGTCCTTGACGAAGATCCCGAACGGCACGTTCACCGTCAGCGCGGTCTTGCCGTCGCCGAGGCTCTTGGCCCCGCGGACGGCCCGCTTGTCGGCCTGGTACGCCTCGACGGTCGAGTCCGCCATCCGGCACGGCGTCAGCACGCCGCCCCAGGCGCACGGCACGACCAGCCCGCCCTCCGGCTTCGGCATCGAGACCCACGCCGTCGGCGAGACGCCCTTCTGCACGTACATCGGGCCGAGGTAGGTGTACTCGACCGCGCCGTCCGCGGGGGTGTAGGTGTCGATGATCTCGTCGGGGTTCTTCTGCGACCGGTGCCGCACCGCGCGGCTCTCCGGGCTGCCGGTGCGCGCCGACGTCACGGTGCTGTGGATCCACTTGTCGTCGAACTTGAAGTAGGCGTCCAGCGAGTTGGTGACGTCGCGCGTGTCGGTGATGGCGTCGGAGAGCTTGCCGATGACCTGCTCGAACTTGGCGCCGACGTAGTCCGCCGCGTCGTCGCCCTTCGGCAGCGCGGTGCCCGCCTTCGCCTGGCCGCAGGCGCTGACCAGGGCCAGCAGGGCGCCCATGACGAAGATCGCCGTCGGTCGTTTGCTCATGCCGTCCCCTGCTCGCGTGGTGCCTCCGGATGGCCCCATCCTCGCGTGTCGCGGTGGCGTTCGCAGGCGCTTCGGCGGGAAAAATCCGGTAGGGTCCCGGCTGCGCCCGGGCCGCTGAGAGCCTAATATGGGCGCATCCACCACCCCCCATGCGCGGGTGCGGTGACCGTGGGGGTATCTTCATATGTCGTTGTGCGCTGCGGCGCGTAAGCGCTAGGCCCGCACAGAACCCACACGCAATGTTGACGACGAGGTAGACCCTTGCCCACGTACAGCCCCAAGCCCGGCGACGTCACTCGTGCCTGGCACGTGATCGACGCCGAGGATGTCGTGCTCGGACGGCTGGCGACCGAGGTCGCCACGCTGCTGCGCGGCAAGCACAAGCCGACCTACGCCCCGCACGTGGACACCGGTGACTTCGTCATCATCGTCAACGCCGAGAAGGTCGCGCTCACCGGTAACAAGCGCGAGCAGAAGTTCGCCTACCGGCACAGCGGTTACCCGGGCGGTCTGCGGAAGCGCTCGTTCGGCGAGCTGCTGGACACCAAGCCCGAGCACCTTGTCGAGAAGGTCGTCAAGGGCATGCTGCCGAAGAACAAGCTCGGCCGCGCTCAGGCGAAGAAGCTGAAGGTGTACGCCGGCCCGCAGCACCCGCACGCCGCGCAGCAGCCGCAGGCGCGCGAGATCACCAAGATCGCGCAGGTCGCGCAGTGAGTGAGGAACAGTCTGTGACCAGCACCGAGACCGAGACCCCCGAGGTCGTCGAGGCCCCCGAGGCGACCGAGTCCGGCGCCGCCGCGACCAGCGAGACCCCGGTCGCGACCAGCGAAACCCCCGCTGCGACCAGCGAGACCCCGGTCGCCACGAGCGAGAGCGCCGCCGCGCCGCGCCCGTCGCGCGCCGCGGGTGGCAACGCGCAGACCGTCGGCCGCCGCAAGGAAGCCGTCGTCCGCGTGCGCGTCGTCCCGGGCACCGGCCAGTTCAAGCTCAACGGCCGCACCCTCGAGGAGTACTTCCCGAACAAGGTGCACCAGCAGCTCATCAAGGACCCGCTGGTCCTGGTCGAGAAGCCGGACTCGTTCGACATCTTCGCCAACCTCCACGGTGGCGGCGTCTCGGGTCAGGCGGGCGCGCTGCGCCTGGCGATCGCCCGTGCGCTCATCGAGGTCGACGCAGACGACCGCCCGGCCCTCAAGAAGGCCGGCTTCCTGACCCGTGACGCGCGCGCCACGGAGCGGAAGAAGTACGGCCTCAAGAAGGCCCGCAAGGCCCCGCAGTACAGCAAGCGCTGATCGCGCCCTCCAGGCGCGAACCACCGGAGCGCCCATCCGTCCATCGGATGGGCGCTCCGGCGTTTTTCCGGCGGTGTTCGTCCTTCGGCTCTGTGTCGTTTTCCAGACGGGCAGCGACATCATCGGGGTGGGGGAACGCGGTCCGCCGGGATCGCTAGGTTGTCGTGGCGGTCGCACCGGTGTGACCGCGCAGAGGAGGTCGATCGATGGCACGCCTGTTCGGAACCGACGGGGTCCGTGGCCTGGCCAACGCCGAGCTGACGCCGGAGCTCGCGCTGGCGCTGGCGGCCAGCGCCGCCCGCGTGCTCGCCGCGCACGACCGCTCCCACCGGCCGGTCGCGGTCGTCGGCCGCGACCCGCGCGCCAGCGGCGAGATGCTGGAAGCCGCGGTCGTGGCGGGCCTCACGTCCGCCGGGGCCGACGTGCGCCGCGTCGGGGTGCTGCCCACACCGGCCGTCGCATACCTGGTCGGCGCGCTCGAGGCCGACCTCGGCGTGATGATCTCCGCGTCGCACAACCCGATGCCCGACAACGGCATCAAGCTCTTCGCCGCGGGCGGGCACAAGCTCCCCGACGGCATCGAGGACGAGATCGAAGCCGGCGTGTCCGCCGACGCCGTCCGCCCGACGGGTGCGGGTGTGGGGCGCGTCACGGACGTCGAAGACGCCCTCGACCGCTACGCCGCCCACCTGCTCGACGCCACGCCGAGCCCGCTCGCCGGGCTCAAGGTGGTCGTCGACTGCGCCAATGGCGCTTCGTCGGCCGCCGCGCCCGAGGTCTACCGCCGCGCCGGCGCCGAGGTCGTCGCGCTGCACGCCGACCCGGACGGCATCAACATCAACCAGCACTGCGGCTCCAACCACCCGGAGAAGCTGCGCGAAGCGGTCGTCGCCCACGGCGCCGACCTCGGCATCGCGCACGACGGCGACGCCGACCGCTGCGTGGCCGTCGACTCCGCCGGCGAGCTGATCGACGGCGACCAGATCATGGCCGTCCTGGCGCTCGCGCTGGCCGAGGCCGGCGAGCTGACCAAGGACACCCTGGTCGCGACCGTGATGAGCAACCTCGGCCTGCACCTGGCCATGAAGGCGCACGGCATCGCGGTCGTCACCGCCGCGGTGGGCGACCGGTACGTCCTGGAGGAGCTGCGCGCCGGCGGGTTCGCGCTCGGCGGCGAGCAGTCCGGCCACGTCGTGCTCCCGGCCCACGCCACCACCGGCGACGGCCTGCTGACCGCGCTGCGGCTGATGAGCCGCATGGCCGAGACGGGCAAGTCCCTGGCCGACCTGGCGGCCGTGATGAACCGGCTGCCGCAGGTGCTGGTCAACGTCCCGGTCGCCGACAAGGCCGCGGTCGCGGGCTCGGCCGAGGTCCGCGACGCCGTCGGCGAGGTCGAGGCCGAGCTGGGCGAGGAGGGCCGGGTGCTGCTGCGCCCGTCCGGTACCGAGCAGCTGGTCCGCGTGATGGTCGAGGCGCCGGCGCAGTCCACCGCGCAGGCCGCGGCCGACCGCTTGGCCGGCGTCGTCTCAGCGGTTTCCTGACGCGAGGGTGACCACGGCCTTCTCGAGGCCGTGGAACACCGGGTGGGTCTTCCAGCGGACTTCGCCCACCCGGCAGCCGCCGGCGAGGACTTTCGCCAGCGCCGTGAGCGCGATCTCCCCTTCGGCCACCGCGACCCCGGAGCCGGGGCACGCGTGCCGGCCGAGGCCGAACGGCAGGCCGCCGGCCAGGGAGATCGCCACCGGGCCGTCCGGGCCGAACCGGAGGACGTACCGGGCCGGGCAGATCGCCGTCACCAGTTCCCGCACGCTCCGCGGACCAGAATTCGCGAGTTCGAGGCCGGCGCACGCCAGGAAGTTCAGCGAGTTCTCGTACGCCGCGTGCGCCAGCACCACCGGGTTCAGCGCCAGCTCGTCGTCGTCCAGCCGGCCGGCCGCGTGCGCCTCCCGCAGCGCCGTCAGGCCGCCCGGCCCGGCCGGGGTGCGGCTGAGCTGCACCGCCAGCCGGAACGCCGACGCCTGCCCGGCCCGGTCGGTGCCGCCGGAGACGTCGAGGTTCGCCGTCGTCGCCTCGAGGTGGTCCAGGAACACGTCGTCGAGGGGCACGCCCAGGACCGCCGACGTCACCGCGCCCGCTACTGGCCGCGCGAAGTCGCGCACCAGGTCGAACGACGTCCCCAGCCCGGCCACGGTCGTTTCGATCCCGGCTCGCAGCGGCTCGGGAAACGGCTCCACCCCGGCGATGATCTCCCGCAGCACCGCGCGCAGGCGGGTGTGCTCGGCGCCGTCCCGCAGCAGCACGCTGGGCGAGCCGCCGCCGGGATCCGACGTCAGCTCGGGCGACCGCAGGGCTCGCGCGCAGGCGTCGCGGCCGGAGACCACCTCGATGCCGTGCCGTTCGAACTCGTCCATCGCTTCGACACGGTAGGGCAGGATGGGGCCGTGCCGCCCGCAGCTGTCCCGGATGACGTCCTCACCACGCCGTTCACGGACTACCTGCTCCGCAACGCCGGCGTTGAGCGCCCCGCCTTCACCTGCCGCACCTTCCCGGGGCCCGCCGACCACACGCTGACCTGGCCGCAGGTGCTCGCGCGCGTCCGCGGGGTCGCCCGCGAGCTGCGGCGCGTCACCCGGCCGGGCGACCGGGTGGCGATCGTCGCCCGGCAGGACCTCGGCTACGTCACCGCCTTCCTCGGGACGCTCTACGCCGGGCGCGTCGCGGTGCCGCTGTCCGTCCCGACCGGCCGCACCGGCCGCGCCCGGATCGAGTCGGCCTTCGCGGACGCCACCCCCGCGGCCTGCCTGACCTCGAAGGACTTCCTGGACCAGGTCCCGCCGGCCACCGTGCTCGCCGTCGAGGACATCGCGGACGTCGAGCCCGGCGACGCCGAGCCGCCCGCCGCCGTGGCGATGACCGATCCCGCGTACCTGCAGTACACCTCCGGCTCGACCCGCCGCCCGGCCGGCGCGGTGATCTCGCACCGCGCGCTGGTGGCGGCCTGCTGGCAGACCACCCGGTGCTACCACGCCGACGCGTCGACGCCGCTGGCCGGCTGGGTGCCGTTCTTCCACGACATGGGCCTGGTGCTGCTCATCGGCACGCCGGTCTTCCTCGGCTCGCGGTCGGTTTTCTTCACACCGATGGAGTTCGTGCGCGACCCGCTGCGCTGGATCCGGTTGCTGGCCGGGCTCCCGGGCGTCGTCAGCGCTGCGCCCAACTTCGCCTTCGACCTGGCTGCCGAAGCGGCGGAGGACCTCGAAGCCGTCGACCTCTCGCGGGTGAACTCGGTGCTCAACGGCAGCGAGCCGGTCCGCGCGGCCACCGTCGAGGCCTTCGAGCGGGCCTTCGCCCCCTTCGGGCTGCCGCGGGCCGCGCACAAGCCGTGTTACGGGCTGGCCGAGGCGACGGTGTTCGTCACGAGCGCGGGTGCCGAGGGGCCCACCGTACGGGTGTTCGACGGCGAGCAGCGCGTCTCGGTCGGGCGGCCGTACGGTCAGCGCGTTCGCATTGTCGACAAAGAGATCCAGGTGTCCGGGCCCAACGTCGCCGACGGATACTGGGGGCGGGACGACGTGATCGCCCCCGGCGGCTGGCTGCGCACCGGCGACCTCGGCTTCGTCCACGACGGCGAGCTCTACGTCACCGGACGGCTCAAGGACCTGATCATCGTCGACGGCCGCAACCACCACCCGCAGGACATCGAAGCCACCGTCGAGGCCGCGCACCCCGGTATCCGGCGCGTCGCCGCGTTCGCCGTGCGGGACGGCCACGGCGAAGGCGTCGCGGTCGTGGCCGGGTGCACGGCGCCGGACGCCTCGGTCGAAACGGCCGTGCGGCGGGCCGTCTCGGCCGCCCACGACCTGCCATTGCGCGCCCTGTGGCTGGTCCGACCGGGCGAGGTGCCGCGGACCTCCAGCGGCAAGGTGTCCCGCACCGCCGCCCGCGAGCGCTGGTGGGGCGAGAATGAGCGGCATGGCTGACCCGGGCACCTACGTCGACGAGATCCGGCGGATCATCAGCTTCGCCCTGGAGCTCCCGCCCGAGCGGCTCGCCGACACGACGCCGTTCGACGACCTCGGCATGACGTCCCGGCAGCGGATCCAGCTGCTGGCGCGGGTCGAGGTGAACTACGGCGTGTCGGTCGACCTCGACGAGCTCGACCGGCTGGTGGACATCCGCGGCGTCGCCGAGGTGATCTCCGAGGCGGTCGCGGCGCAGCGCGCCGGCGGGTAGGTCCCGGCCGGGTGCAGTTGACGGAACCCCAGGTCCGCCGCTCGGCCGACCGCTAGACTCTGTGTGCATCTGCGACGGCACCGAATGGTGTCCGGGCGCGTCACAGTCCCGGAACGTCAGTAGGGACCTGTGGGGATCGAAGGGGGCAGCGACCATGCCGAACGGGTATGAAGCGAGTTCGGAGGCGATGACGCGGGCGCAGGTCCGCCTGGCGGACGTCGCCGACGACCCGGCGGCCGAGGCCAAGAAGGTCGCGCCGACCGAGATCGTCGCCGCGGACTTCGGCCGCGTGCACCAGGAGAGCTTCGGCAAGTACAAGGCCGGGATGGACGAGATCGGCGCGGGCCTGACGGGATTGTCGAACGCGCTGATGAACCTCGGCGGCGGAATCGGGACCGCGGGCGGCAAGTACACCACGCAGGAAGCGAACGCCGGCGCGACCGCGAACCAGGCCGGGGGTAACCGCTGATGGCCGAATGGGCTGAGATCAAGAAGGTCCTCGACGACCCGAACGTCTCCATGGACACCAAGACGAAGCTCATGGAGGAGTACGACCGCAACACCTTCAACTTCAACGACGAAGAAGAAGAGTACGCGAAGAAGTACATCGAAAACTATTCCGACGGTGCCGGCGGCTGGGACGCGTTCGACTCGGACGACACCGACGAGATCGTCTCCGAGGCGAAGCAGGAGTCGGCCGCCAAGAACCAGGAACACCAGCGCCAGACCGCCGAACGCGACCAGGCGAAGAAGAACCTCGACGGAATCGCCACGCCGACGCTGGGGGTCGGCGCGAAGAGTTCCGACGAACAGCTCGACCAGGGCAATGTCGCGGTCGACCTGCTGGCGAAGTGGACCGACGAGGTCTGGAACCAGATCAAGGGCGGCGAGGGCGAAAAGAAGAACTCCCAGACCGACCTCAAGGACAAGTTCCACGAGAACCGCGGGATCCAGTACCAGAAGTTCCTCAGCGACGCCGACGACCTGAGCAAGGCGCACAAGGTCGTCGAGGACACCCTCGGCAAGAGCGACACCGAGCTCCAGACCCTCTTCGGCGAGTGGAAGGGCAAGGGCGCCAACGCCGCGGAGATCAAGTACGACGAGACGATCAAGCCGCACGCCAAGGAGCTGTCGCAGCAGATCGACGGGGCGGCGAAGCTGATCCCGCAGACCGTGACGCAGGTCTTCACCGCGGTCAAGAAGAAGGTCGACGAGGTCCTGCAGCTGCACCGCCCGGTGATCGCCGAGGCCGACATCCCGATGGCCAAGGACGTCCTCAAGATCGCCAACGGCGACACCGGGGAATTCGACGACTTCATGAAGGTCGCCGGCTGGATCGACGCCGTCAACGCGAAGAACGGCAATCCGTCGAACCTCGCCGAGCGCCTGCAGAACGACGACTGCGGCTTCAACGACGAGAACAAGGAATACGGCCGCAACGTCTGCCGCTACTGGCGCGATGGCGCGTTCGCGACCGAGTACAAGAGCCTGATCACCGCGTTCGACGGTTCCTGCCAGGCGGCCAAGCAGACCATCGACCAGCAGTTCGGCGCGCTGGCGCGGTACATGGACGGCTACCGCAACCAGCTGACCGAGGCCAAGAACGAAGGCGGCGGCGACAAGACCGGCAACACGGGCAACACCGGGAACACGGGAAACACCGGGAGCACCGGGACGGGCAGCACCGGAACCGGGGGCGGTGGCACCGGTGGCGGCGCGACGACGCCGTCGGCGGCCGAGCCACCGAAGGCCGAAGAGCCGCCCAAGCCGGAAGACGGCAAGAACCCGATCACCGGGAAGCCGCTGGAGGTCGACCCGTCGACCGGCCAGCCGTACCCGATCGACCCGAAGACCGGCGAGGCCATCAAGGACCTCGACGACACCGACACGGTGTCGGTCAAGAAGGGCGACAACACGATCTCGATGTCCGAGCCCGACAAGGAGGGCAAGCAGGACATCTCCGTGGACGACGGCCACGGCCACAAGAAGGACTACCACCTCGACTGGGGTGACGACGACAAGGCCAAGGACGGCGCAGGCAAGGACGCCGCCGCCGGGGACAAGGCCTCCTTCGGGCCGCAGGGCAGCCAGCAGGCGGTCAAGGACGGACAGCCCGCGGCCGACGGCTCCTACAAGCCGGGCGCGGACGGCAAGATCCACATCCAGGACGGCAACCTCAAGATCACCGCCGAGCGGCCGGAGGGCCCGGACGGGCCGACGATCGTGACCGTCGACGACGGAAAGGGCGAGCCGACCACCTACACCCTGGACGAGAAGCACGACCCGAAGGCAGGCGACCTCAAAGCGGACGACCTCAAGGCGGACGTCAAGCCGGTGTCCGACGGTGCGGGCTCGGACATCCGGCACGACGCGAACGCCGAGTCCGCGCCGGCGAAGGACCCCGCGCCGGCCAACCCCGACCCGGGCTTCACGCGCAGCGATGCAGCCTCGGCGACCGGCGGGTTCAGCGCACCCGGCGGCTTCGAGGGCGACCTCGGCGGCGGGAGCGGTGTCGGGGCCGAGCCCGCGGTGGCGACGGCCGATGCGGGCGTCGGAGCCGGGACGGGTGCCGCCTCCGCAGACGCGACCACGACGGCTGGCGCGAGCGACTTCGGCTCGGCCGTCACCGGCGGCGGGTCGCCGGACTTCGCCGGTGCCGTCTCGCTCGACCCGGGTGCCCAGACGGGCAGCGACGCCTCGCTGCCGATGTCCGACGGCGGCGGCGGGCTCGGCGCGACTCCGGTCGACCCCGGCGTGCACCAGGCGGCCGCGAGCTCGTCGAGCTCGAGCGCGATGTCGGGCATGGGCGGCATGGGGATGATGGGCGGCATGGGCGGCGCGCCCGGCGGTGGCGGCGGTGACCAGCAGCGCGGGCCCAGCCAGTACCGCATCGAGGGCGGCGTGTTCGAGACGAGTGGCGCGAAGGGCCGCATCAGCGGCTCGCTCGACGACGAGGGTGACCGTTCGATCCGGTACGACCGGTGACGAGGGCCGAGGAGGGCCGATGAGCAGCGCCGAAGACCGGTACCGGGCGGCGATTTCGACGATGGAAGCGGCGGCGCGGGAGCAGGACGAGCAGCGGGGGCTGCGTGAACGCCGGCTCGCCGAGGCCCAGCAGCAGGCCAGCGAGGGCATGCAGAAGGAGCTGGCCGCCGCGCAGAAGTACGCCGAGCACATGGACGAGCTCAACAAGCGCAAGCAGAGCGCGGGCGGCTGGGCGACGGAGAAGACGCTGGCCGACAAGTCCCGCGAG is from Amycolatopsis mediterranei and encodes:
- a CDS encoding WXG100 family type VII secretion target; its protein translation is MAEWAEIKKVLDDPNVSMDTKTKLMEEYDRNTFNFNDEEEEYAKKYIENYSDGAGGWDAFDSDDTDEIVSEAKQESAAKNQEHQRQTAERDQAKKNLDGIATPTLGVGAKSSDEQLDQGNVAVDLLAKWTDEVWNQIKGGEGEKKNSQTDLKDKFHENRGIQYQKFLSDADDLSKAHKVVEDTLGKSDTELQTLFGEWKGKGANAAEIKYDETIKPHAKELSQQIDGAAKLIPQTVTQVFTAVKKKVDEVLQLHRPVIAEADIPMAKDVLKIANGDTGEFDDFMKVAGWIDAVNAKNGNPSNLAERLQNDDCGFNDENKEYGRNVCRYWRDGAFATEYKSLITAFDGSCQAAKQTIDQQFGALARYMDGYRNQLTEAKNEGGGDKTGNTGNTGNTGNTGSTGTGSTGTGGGGTGGGATTPSAAEPPKAEEPPKPEDGKNPITGKPLEVDPSTGQPYPIDPKTGEAIKDLDDTDTVSVKKGDNTISMSEPDKEGKQDISVDDGHGHKKDYHLDWGDDDKAKDGAGKDAAAGDKASFGPQGSQQAVKDGQPAADGSYKPGADGKIHIQDGNLKITAERPEGPDGPTIVTVDDGKGEPTTYTLDEKHDPKAGDLKADDLKADVKPVSDGAGSDIRHDANAESAPAKDPAPANPDPGFTRSDAASATGGFSAPGGFEGDLGGGSGVGAEPAVATADAGVGAGTGAASADATTTAGASDFGSAVTGGGSPDFAGAVSLDPGAQTGSDASLPMSDGGGGLGATPVDPGVHQAAASSSSSSAMSGMGGMGMMGGMGGAPGGGGGDQQRGPSQYRIEGGVFETSGAKGRISGSLDDEGDRSIRYDR